TCGGTTATCCACCGCCTGGCTCCAGCAGCGCAAAGCGCTGACGGGGCCCATCAAACGGCAACGCGGAATCCGGGGGTGAAGGTGACGTGGATGGCAGCGGGATAGGACGGATTCATGGTGCGCCGGGACGATGCTATCCACCGCCCCGGCAGCTCGGACGAGAAGCTGAGTCGACAATCAGTCTTCTTCGTCTTTCAGCACTTCACCAGACTTGCGATCAATGCGGAATTCGTATTCCTCATCGCCTTCTTTCTTACCTTGACCTTCCCACTCGTCGCCATCGGCCTCGATTTCTTCGATCTCGGTGTAGCCCAGGCTACGGGCTTTCTTGATGGCGTCTTCGATCGACATTCCGGCTTCGCCTGCTGTGGCAGCCATGGTCTGGCTGCCGATCAACAGACAGGCTGAACCAACCAGTGCTGTGATGAGTTTCGTTTGCATGAAGTCTCTCCTGTTTCTGATGGGTGCAATCAGTAGAGCGGCGCGCGACTCTCGGGTTCAACTCGACTCACATCAGCGTCGGCGCCCCAGCGGGACGCGCCGCTGCGCGAACTCTCCCAGACGAAACGAGTCTTTGTAATAAGCGCAGCCGAAAGTTGCTGCGTGTTGCGGAGACCTCCTTCGGGTCTCGCTAGATGAATAGCCACTAAGGAGAGACGCATGATCTTCTACCGTAAATGGATTGCCCCCGCCGCCATATTGACGGCTGCGCTGGGCCTTGCCGCATGCGATGTAGAGCAGACCGAAGAAGGCAGCATGCCCGACGTAGACGTTTCAGCCGAAGGCGGCAACATGCCTGAATATGACGTCGACGCTGCGGATGTAGACGTGGGTACCCGCGAAAAAACCGTCACCGTGCCTGACGTCGACGTAACCATGCCCGACGATCAGGAAGAGCCACCCCAGCAGCAACAGTGATCGAAGCGCGAGAACGGATTCCCTGATGTTCTCGCCTGATTCGCAAGGCCTACCCGCGTTCGTGGTGATTCTTATCTCGCTTCCCACCACCGCGCTCGCGGGTTCTGCCGGACCTGAGCGCTGAAACGCGCACCCGCCATCAACACCACAGCCCCAAGATAACCCGCCATCAGTTTCCGCCTGCGCGCCCGGCTGGCCGGCTTGCGTTCGCATGCCACCAACTTTCTATCTACGGTTGCAGCAGCCACCGAACTGCCCTCGGCGCTGGCCCCTGCCGCTGGCCCGTTCCCGGACTGCACCGACGCACCGTTGTACAGGCCGGTGACCGGACCATAAAGATGAGAATGCCAAACGCTATGCTCTGCTGCGTCAGGAGCGCAGCCGGCGGCTTGCAGGGGCAGCGCGAAACGGTAAAACGCCGCAACATCGCATTTGTCGATGCGTGGCCGAAGTGGCTCGGACCATGAAAGAACGACGCCGGAGGCATCACGCATTCCGCTTGGCGCCCCGGGGTGGTAAAACGACTCATGGTCGCAGCGCCAGGCTGGAATCGGTGGGCACTGAACAACAGGAATGTGAGGGAACCAGGGGGTCTGTTGGACTGCGTATGCGCTCGTAAACATCTTCAATCTCCTGCAATCGGGCCGCACCGGCCCTGATGCGCAGCAGAGTGCACGGCGCCGCGTTAATGCGCGGTTAACGACCAGCCCTGACGGCTACCGATGCAGATGTCTTTTCGTTAACCCGACGTTAACCCGCTTGTAGACACATTGCCTTGCTGGCGGCCGTCCGCTCCATTGCCCGTTCGATCAATCAAGAGACTGTTTATGCTGGATATCCTGCTGGTAGAAGACGACCGAGATCTCGCTGCAACCGTAATCGAATATCTCGAGCTTGAAGGCTTTCGCTGCGACCATGCGGATAACGGATTGACCGCGGTGAAGCTGAGCCAGGAGAACGCCTACGATGCGATGCTGCTGGACCTCAACCTGCCGCGCCTGGATGGACTCAGCGTCTGCCATAGACTCCGCGCTGAAGGCAACGATGTGCCGATCCTGATGCTGACGGCCCGGGACCAGTTGAAAGACAAGCTCGAGGGCTTTCAGGCCGGCACCGACGATTTTCTGGTCAAGCCGTTCGAGCTGCAGGAACTGGTCGTACGCCTGCTCGCGCTGACCCGCCGCCGCAGTGGGCAAGTCAAGGTGCTTCAGTGCGCCGACTTGCGTATGGACCTGACCGCGCATGAGATCACCCGCGCCGGCGCTACGGTAAAGGTGTCGCCGATAGGCTGGAAGTTGTTGGAAACGCTGCTGCGCGCCTCCCCTTCAGCCCTGCCCCGGCAGAAGCTGGAGCAGGCTGTATGGGGTGAAGACGTTCCGGACAGCAACGCACTGAAGGTCCATATGCATCATTTGCGC
The nucleotide sequence above comes from Halopseudomonas xinjiangensis. Encoded proteins:
- a CDS encoding PepSY domain-containing protein, whose product is MQTKLITALVGSACLLIGSQTMAATAGEAGMSIEDAIKKARSLGYTEIEEIEADGDEWEGQGKKEGDEEYEFRIDRKSGEVLKDEED
- a CDS encoding response regulator transcription factor, which produces MLDILLVEDDRDLAATVIEYLELEGFRCDHADNGLTAVKLSQENAYDAMLLDLNLPRLDGLSVCHRLRAEGNDVPILMLTARDQLKDKLEGFQAGTDDFLVKPFELQELVVRLLALTRRRSGQVKVLQCADLRMDLTAHEITRAGATVKVSPIGWKLLETLLRASPSALPRQKLEQAVWGEDVPDSNALKVHMHHLRKALDGGSDQPLLHTVAGYGFVVREPAP